The genomic segment gtaaacaaagtcgccaaagattgagaaaagatgtacaggttcgaaagtacttgcataactgctttgtgaatctgacccctggtccTTGGCAGGCCAAACAGAACTTATGCATTTGATGTGACCTTTTAGCATAGAGCAATCTCGGCAAGATAGCATCAGGAAGCCACCGAGGTTCAACTAGAAAGAAGtggttcattacattcaatgctggatttaTAACAAATTATGACAAAAATAAGTGGCATGTGATGCCCAGTTGATGGGAGCTGCAATTTTGCAACTGTATGTGGTTGCTTAGTTCCCCAGCTGAGCTTATGTATGGTTAGTCATGTCATCCAAGCAGGCTAGACAcatgaatataaacctggattaaTATTATTTACTTAATTACAATAAGTTTATTGTAAATGGCTTATAATAGGTGCAGTTAATTATGCTTGAATTAAGTGTTAATTAGGAATAAATTCTGATCAAAAGTCAATAGATGCATTACTATAAATAAGTTTGTATATGTATTATACAATTTTTCAGGTCTGCAGGAGGGACACCGCTTACTCCAGTAAATAAGCTCCATGGCTCTTACATTAGTCCAAGCATACTTGATAGAAAGAGCAGTATTTCTAATCCACTTTCAGCCCTAACTCCCACCATCAAGAAATCTCTGGCTAATTTTCAAGGTTAGCTGTCACTTGCTTAATTTGTCAACAATAAAGTTTTAATTTCCATCACCTAGTTCTCAGGTCTAGGAGGCCTGGTCTaagaccgggccacagggacgctaagccccaaaatcatcatcacaaggtaacctcATAACCACTGCACATATTGCCTTTGTTTTATTATGATGCAGATACAGTACTTGTGGAGGATCAAGCTCCCTCAGCCATGTGTAATATGGTGATTAGCTCACTGTGATCACAAACATAATGTAAATAAGCTGTCTTATCTTTTTGATATTCAATATAGTTCAAGAATTATTAGTATTTCCAATTTTATCTGCTTTACCATCACTCTGGGATTGAGTACAGTTCTTAGAATACTCGCTTCAAGATTATTTTTCATTATTGTAAGCTACTGTAGGGGTGTGAGCTTTAATGCACACAGGGTATTGTACTTCCTTTGGTAATTTTATATTCGTGTATGTACTGTGCTCTTCTGAGATGTTCTTCCCTTGATTCAACTTTCACTTGTTTTGATTCAGTTATGGACCGTGGGTACTCCCTTTGTGGGTACTCTCGTACTTGTGCTCGTGTTTGTGAACTGCTTCTATTTGGAATGTTCTATTTGGCACCTCACAATAGGATTGTGCCTACACTTGTTTAAGTTTGGTTTCAGCACTGACAGTTCTTGCTTCtgtagtatgtgtgtgttcatATATGTAAGCTGCTCATGGGGGTGATGGCTTTGCCAATTTATGCCAGAAATGAGCATATGCTTGTTTTGGTTTAGTTATGTTGCTGAGGTACTCTCTTTGGTAGTACTTGTGCCTATACATGTATCCTCCTTTTCTGGGGTGTTCATTCTGGCTTTTCACACCTGGATTGTGCCATAACCCAGTTATGCCACTTAAAGTACTGTACTCTCTTTGGTAGTATTTCTCCTAATTTCTGAGCTTTCTCTCCTGGGGGTTTGCTTTGGAAACTTAACACTGTGATTCAGCCTATATCTATTTAGTTTTTATTCTAGTACTGGTAGTACAGAACTTGCTTCAACTGTGTTAGTGCTTAACCCTTCTACTGCATGAATCATATTGTCAATGTTTTAGAGTACTGGGGAAAGATTTTAAAGTCCTTCGGATTCACAGGGCTTACATCTGTTTTCTCAGGCCTTTAGTAAACAGACaccgttaaaaaaaaaacatcgtGGGCACCACTCCTGGGTGTGAAGGCATCAGTACTAAGTGAGCAAACCAAGTGTGGTGCATGGAGCATGAAGATCTATGTTCTGGCTTACCTCGATGACATAAGGGATTCTAGCATGCGGTCTCGTCTGCTTGTCATAGATATTGTGATTTGAGAGTTGAGTCGCTTTGAGTTTCTCATGAATTTTCCAAAAATCAATTTGTGTTAACCTAGATTCAGCAGTTACTGGAGTGGTCTTGGACTTCAGAATATCCTCCCTCTCTCTACATTGACCCGGTTGGGCCTTCATCCTGTCCATGCACTTGGGAGGTGACAGATTACTTGTTGGAGATTGAGTGCCCCTTGAGGCACTTGGCCTCATCCTCTGGGCTGGATTTGGTTGAAGATGCTGTACTGCTTTTTGTGGTGGATGATTCTTTGGCAGTTTAGATGCCACATCTTACATGGCCTGTTGATATTAAGAAATGTCCTGCTTTTGCAATTTCCTCTTTGGGGCTGTCAGGCTTTAATGCCTTACCATCACACTCACCCATTGTTTTAGCTCTATGCGGATACATTTGACCCAGGTTGGAGTTCTGTATCTAGGCATCATCATGCCAGACATGGTATGCATTCACTGAACTACAATACTATAGATCACTCTCTCAAGTGGGGAAGATCCAGTTGTTTCTTTCCTCTATAGCGATATCTGGAGATTGTCTCATTTCTGGCTTCTCAAGGTTTAGTCTTTAATGTGTTTCACATTCACCATGTGTCGAACATGCTCATGAATGGTCTTCCCCGCTTTCATAAAAGTTTGACATGTCTAACATggagtggaatttttttttactctGAAAGCCTTCACCAAAGAATATCATGTATTGAAttatctacatttatttttcaggAACACCATGTATTCAATCTTCTGCAATACCACATGATTTGAAAAAGAAAATCCATTTTAGCAGTGACGGCACTCCAAGAAAGGAAGACGAAAAGGAGATTAAGAAAAATAACTTTAATAAATGTGATCGTCCATCTCAACTTTTTCAGTCCTCAGGTAGGTCACATATATGTAGATTTAGTCATATCTTTACCCCATGAGAATACAGGTAATGCCTGTAATGCTTCTATGTTTAGTGACTAGAATTAGAAGGGGGCTTTTCCATTAAATCTGTCCATCAAGTTACAACAGTCTTGATGAAATACAGTTTTTGTTGATGTGTAGTTCTCAGATTCATCATATAACATTGCCAGTTCATCAAAGCAATGTTTAGTTAATAGTAAGAATATAAACTATAAATTCTTCATTCACCAGAAACATTATAAacaatgcacaaagaaatcacattaacgtgatgtatcattgagaaaatcagttggagCCATGATAAGGATTGTAACCTGCaccctgggtactcccaagcacaccaaGGAGACTAGCACAGCCATTGGGCATTGAGTAATATAAAATGCATCTTTTGAAGCAGCTGCTCGGTTGCTCCCATTGTTGTCCTAGATGTTCCTActaccaagttttttttttttggggtaaCGTGGATTCGAAGTGAGGTTGTCAGTGCGTCAGTAGTGTTTATGCTGTGCTGCTATCTGGTGGTGGACAGGTGATGAGTAACTCGGTATCGTTAGTTTGGAAACTGATAATTCACGGTACTGGAGGAGTTCAATGGTTcctcgattaacgaatttaatccgttcctgcacctagctcgtcatgtgaaatgcTCGTCTTGCAAAAGGAATTTTCCCATttaaaaataatggaaataaaattaatccgttccaccaccgaaaaacatcaatatgatatttgatttgttttatttttcaTAGAAAATGgggcagcctacctgacatacacaGAACAAACGTTTTTGACatttgcagatgatgagtcacaataacgtggctgaatatgttgactagaccacactagaaagtgaagggacgacgacgttttggtccgtcctggaccattctcaagtcgatcaagttgaaacgtcgtcgtcccttcactttctagtgtgtggtctggtcaacattttttatatttgttctttttctttcttttttaatttttttatattttttatggaaaatggagcagcctacctgacatactgaacgaacctttttgacatttgttcttttttttcaaattttttcaatttttttattttttcatttttgttaTTGTTTAAAGAAAATAGAGCAGTCTACCTGACAtagactgaacgaaccttttcacATTTCTTCTTTTTtcaattttgttatttttttcattttttctacCAAAAAAATTCAATGCTTTTTAGCattacagcagtcacccctttatatcccagcttcattagcatcttttaaaaaaaattgaattgaTTTGCATCGTTGGAGGCGtctgagaatttgcgagaaccagtGGGAATGCAAAGAAGCACCACATAGTTTTCTCGTTAACCGAGCGGAAGCTCGTCAATCGAGACAACTTTTCTGtgcgtggcttgctcgttacctgAAATGCTTGTAGATGGAGCCGCTCGTTACCCGAGGTTCCTCTGTATTTGTGAATATTCTCCTCTGGATTTCCTTCCCAGTCATGTGGCAAGATGATTTAAAAAGGTTCTTGCCTTGGCAAGACAATGGTCATATAGGACCTGGCAACTCAATGTTTGCTCAGAAAAGAGCAAGCCACTATGCTTGTATTTCTTTTTCTGATTTATTGCCTACAGTAATGAGATTAAATATTTTTGGCTTAAATTACCAAGTTGTTTCCTTATTCCTTAGTGTACTGTACTTAGAGTCCTGATTGAACATATATTAATTAtaatttcaagtttttcatgtcatTATTATTCTATTACTTTCCTAACCTCttgacctttttttttttattaatattaatttattaactTTATATTTCAGGAACTCCACACTCTTGCTTTTCAAAAAATCTAGTAGATTTGAAAAAGCAATTTGATTTTAGCAGCGACGGCACTCCTAtaaaggaagatgacaatgaaattAAGAAAAAGAACTTAATTAAATTTGATTGTATGTCTCAACATTTGCAGTCCCCGAGTAAGTCTCCAGTTAGACCCCATATACCATATCGTTCCCCAAGAGATGGCGATCTTTCTAGTGACTTTGATGTTTCCCTATCCAGTGATGGACATGAGAGTGGCATTCACCCCTTGCCTACTTATGCATCAAGAGACAACAGTCTTGATGAAATCAAGGAAGAGATGTCTGGTGATCTGCAGTCCTCAGATTCATCAAATATTAGTACCAGTTCCCCCAAGAAATGTTCAACAAACAATAATAGCATAGGTACTATGCCAGTTCCACATTCACCAATACTGGCTTCAAAAACTTTAGATATTAACCCAAATAAAGAGACTGACTACTATATGCACAATACCAACCAAAATTCTGATTTGAATTCTCAGAATAACAACAGAAACTACGATGAGGACTGTAAGTTCATGGGTAATCGGGAAGGGAAAACTGAAGAATCAGAAGTAGACTGCACCACTTACGATAATGAAAGTATGCTTGGGCCCGTCGTCGGAAAACGGATTCGTACTTCCACTGAACACAGTGATGTGTTCCCAGAAGATGTAATTTCTAGTGAAATTGAAAGTTCAGATGTCTTCAATAATGTTGTACCAAAAGAGCTTGCTCCGTCTGAAGAATTAGAAGATACCAATGTTACGGTCACCAATAAGTGTCACCCGAGATTACAAGCTTTATCTCAGCTTGCTCATAACATGTCACCCGTGGGACACCCAACTTTTGATTTGTCTACTTTGTCAGGGGCTGTATTCTCCAGAGATATAGCCACAAGTTCACCAATTCCACCCAATTTTGTAAGAAGTGAAGAGGTAGACATCTCTAATGAAAATATTGTAGGATGTTCAGCAGTGCTGAAGTGCAAGCTATCAACAACTGAACCCCAGAAGTCATCTGAAAGCCGTTTACATTCATCCAATCAAGATGTCCCCAACTTTGGGCATATGTCTGAATTTCCTTTGTCTGATTTGTCAAATCATGTTATATATGACAAAAAAGAAAGCACTAGATTAGAAGAATGTTTTAACTTCATAGAAGGAAATCAGTCTACCATCAGTACCTTTCAGGAGTCTGGAAATTTCAAGATGCCAACACAGACAAGAGGCATCAAGCGTGCTATAGGTTCAACCACTACAAGCCCTCCCACCAATGTTGTAAGAAGCAATTTGACTACAAGCCTTACAGGAACCTTTGGAGTGTTGCAGGTTACCGGTCAAATTCCTAAACGAAGAAACATAAAAAGAAGCCCATGCCACATCACATTTCATGACCAAAGTAACACGTATTGGAATTCAACTAATGACAAGGAAAACAAGTACGTTAATTTGTTTTCTATGAGATATAAATCAGTTTAATAAATATAGAGTATTTTTTGGCTAATTTTGAAAGTTTATTACTGGATGAAAGTAGCAGGGATATTCTACCTCTTATGAAAACAACGTAAGAGAGCATACGAGAAATCAAAAACAGTACATGTTATGTGTATGACTGATGAGGTGTATTGTAGGATTCTGTATGAATGTGTAAACACTATCATAAATCAGTCTTAAGATAAAGACAAGACAAGTTGTTCAGGTAAGGAAAAACAGATGAACTGGAAAAATGAACTACCATAATTCTTTTTATCATAAGAGCAGAGTGTACAAAATATATCATAAAAATATAAAACTATTAAATATGTTAatgaaaatatatactgtattaagGCTCTTCATGCATTTCTATAGATGCAAATATGTTTTGAATGCAGTTAGGGGGCCATATAGACTAAAGAATAAAGAGAATGTGTGAGTGTATGAGATTTTTAATGAATGGTTGGAAGTAAACATTGAAGTGTCGTAAGTGTACTAACCTAGCTGCTGGCAGAGAGGGAAGTCTATCTCTCTTGCTTGGCTTCCTAGTTATTGGGTACATGGTGCATTTATTCCTCCTGATGTTTGGGTATTCTGTTGTACCATCTATTAAAGCTGTGATTGGAGATGGCTTCCGCAACATCCACACAACTAACTTACTGGTGTTTTCAACTTTCACCTGTTCCTCTCGTTCTATttttgcctgtgttcacctataaTACTGTGTTTACCTAACTATCTGGGTAGTGAGATCTTGGACCCTGCCTCCCAGCCATTGAGCCTGAGACTATCATATTGTCTGAAGTTCCAATGCTCTCATATTTGCTCTTGAAGCTGTGGATTGAGATGGCTTTTGAAATTTCTAGTTGAAGCATTTGTTTAGCACCCCTCACTAAATACAATATAAGAATTTCCTTTTGTTTCTCAGACTCATTTGTGTTCCAGTTTTAGATTCTGTCACCATACTGTGCTACTTTCAACTaaaaaatactctctctctctttccagttCACTTATTCCTAATGATATCTTACATGTTATTATCACATCACCTCTGATTATTGTTTTCCTTCTCATGGGGTTAGACTGGATTCTTTTAATCTATcttctgctacatagccttcccggtttgatgccttctttgataattacttactgtacTTACTTAATCTATTTTCATAACTCATTTCTCTTATCTCAGCAAATTTTTGGACCTTTTctattgtgtttgtgtgttgtataAACTTAATATTCCACTACCTATTCTAGGTCTGACTTGACATAGGCTGTGTATTATGTTTTGCATGATGCCTTTGCTTACGTTTGTAAATGCTATTCTTATGTTTACTCATTTTACATATGATGCCACAGGCGTTGATCATGTCATTTTGTCCACCCCCAATTccatttgggctggacgatagagcgaggATCttgcctcatgcaggtcggcactTAATTTCCGACCgtcctagtggttgggcaccattcctttcccctcttcccatcccaaatccttatcctgatcccttccaagtgctatatagtcgtaatagcttggcagtCCCCTAATAATTCCCTCCCTGGTTCAATATTTCTGATTTCCTTATTATGTACCGTCATATTATTTATGTTTCCTTATTATGTACTGTCCTGGTCTCCTATCCCCACTCCCAACTATATTACTTTACCAATGTAACTTACACATGTTGGGattgaattttagtagccatttattTGACCATGCTTATAGCTTGTTTAGGTCCCTCCTCCCTACCTTGTGCCTACATTGTGATGGTTCCAGTAATCAATGTCCATGCAGTttggtctctgaccaggtctcctgggTGGTAGTCTGGTCAACCAACATATTTAACATTGCTGCTCTCAATCcaacatatgaatcacagcctggttgatcaagtccTCCTGTATTATCACGAAATTGTCTTGTGTCATAATCCCTCTCATCAGCTTCATATCTTCCATGAGGTTCCTTACATTTGGTAGCAAGCAAGTGACTTCTTCAGTAAATATGACATAAATACATCTGATAGAAAAtttgcatagatgaaggaatatTTGGTTAACATGAACATATTAAACATTTAAGAAATGCATGTTAGCAAAGATATCTTTGTTAAAATTAGAAGTTAGAGAAGCACAGCTCTGGGGACTTGGGTTCTTAATATGTAATATTCATATATGAATGGCTGAGGTATAGTTTATAGTGTGATGTAAAATACATGAGGACATTTAAAATTAAGACACTTAAGAAACAATGGCTATTACTATACATTATTTAATTATTTGCAGTGAAAATAAAAGACCAAGTTCATGTGTGAACAATGTCAAAACTGATTTGGATGGGAGTGAAGAAGTTTTCTTTCCATCTAATGACACCCAAGTTAATGACACAACTAATAAGGTAAGAAAGACTAGAGATTTGGACTACAGTTTCTTAAATTTTATCACTATTTTAACACCCTGTCATTTATGTCTTCAAACCAAGAATGCCAAAATATGCTATTTTCTTATCAGTGTTCTATATGCTTATTAAAATTTTATCTCCTTCCCCTTTGCTTTCCGAATCTCACTGTTCTTGCTTTCAGAATATAGTACCTATTTATCTTTAATCTCGTTGAACCTGTGACTATGTGAGCTGCTTACATTAGCTGCAATGTAACTTATAAGAAATATAGGTGATAGCTGTTATAGCTTCAAGGTGGTTTTATGATTGTTTTTCAGGAACAATTCCACTGTAATGAAGATCTTCAGTATTTCTTGAGTCTTAGATCCCACCAATCTTAGAAGTATCAAAATTTTCATTGTCACTTCAGGAATGCACCTGGCTCTTTTAGCTGAACACTACTAATAGTGGTAAAATATTAGCACTAATAAACAAATTCTAATGCAGAAGATTCCTGCTTGAATAGCACCTGGTATGCCACATGCAACAGAAAGGTTTCTCTCCAGCACTATTGTAGTAGTATTGTTATATTTGGTTGCAATGAAAAATAACAGAATACTTTTGGTGGTGATGGTCTCATGCTAATATTACCTGGATTGGATTTCGACGCAGAAGTACGTAACATAAGATATATGAAATATTAATAAAGTATGTCTCCCATATGATTTTGGTATAAAGAGATATGAAATAGTGTTCTATTGTCAATAATAAATACTGAAGTGTTCAGTGTAAAATATAAAAGTAGAAAATGTCAGCTGCATTGGAACTTTGGTTGCTGTGGAAGAT from the Procambarus clarkii isolate CNS0578487 chromosome 10, FALCON_Pclarkii_2.0, whole genome shotgun sequence genome contains:
- the gwl gene encoding serine/threonine-protein kinase greatwall isoform X1; its protein translation is MEQDDNKENIITVGCNKADRMAKKEMKKMPDIEEFQFLKPISRGAFGKVFLGCKKDNQTQLYAIKVVKKSEIVNKNMVEQVITERDALARTKSPFCVQLYYSLQTVSNVFLVMEYLIGGDLKSLLTIYGYFDELMATFYAAELALALDYLHSHGIVHRDVKPDNLLLDNKGHLKLTDFGLSKITFRKDITSGTPTASTRPGLNYMRTPGQILSLNSHLSFKSEDNTLQSPCLSDQSSSSVISVRRASPRGRSASRLVLRSAGGTPLTPVNKLHGSYISPSILDRKSSISNPLSALTPTIKKSLANFQGTPCIQSSAIPHDLKKKIHFSSDGTPRKEDEKEIKKNNFNKCDRPSQLFQSSGTPHSCFSKNLVDLKKQFDFSSDGTPIKEDDNEIKKKNLIKFDCMSQHLQSPSKSPVRPHIPYRSPRDGDLSSDFDVSLSSDGHESGIHPLPTYASRDNSLDEIKEEMSGDLQSSDSSNISTSSPKKCSTNNNSIGTMPVPHSPILASKTLDINPNKETDYYMHNTNQNSDLNSQNNNRNYDEDCKFMGNREGKTEESEVDCTTYDNESMLGPVVGKRIRTSTEHSDVFPEDVISSEIESSDVFNNVVPKELAPSEELEDTNVTVTNKCHPRLQALSQLAHNMSPVGHPTFDLSTLSGAVFSRDIATSSPIPPNFVRSEEVDISNENIVGCSAVLKCKLSTTEPQKSSESRLHSSNQDVPNFGHMSEFPLSDLSNHVIYDKKESTRLEECFNFIEGNQSTISTFQESGNFKMPTQTRGIKRAIGSTTTSPPTNVVRSNLTTSLTGTFGVLQVTGQIPKRRNIKRSPCHITFHDQSNTYWNSTNDKENNENKRPSSCVNNVKTDLDGSEEVFFPSNDTQVNDTTNKLVRWYSESDMSNDMSEKDNPTTTVNDSLNSHHSQLFFSYHTPGRIPVSLDTCSVPSTPLQDRGQTPLRAPKSVRRGAHPAGTESRILGTPDYLAPELLLHLGHGPAVDWWALGVCLFEFMTGVPPFNDETPEAVFHNILHRDIPWPEGDEVLSEAAVEIIDKLLAYDPKVRANFESIKSSSLFSCINWPNLRDIQAPFLPQPDDAMDTTYFEARNNIQHLTVSNFDL
- the gwl gene encoding serine/threonine-protein kinase greatwall isoform X2, whose protein sequence is MEQDDNKENIITVGCNKADRMAKKEMKKMPDIEEFQFLKPISRGAFGKVFLGCKKDNQTQLYAIKVVKKSEIVNKNMVEQVITERDALARTKSPFCVQLYYSLQTVSNVFLVMEYLIGGDLKSLLTIYGYFDELMATFYAAELALALDYLHSHGIVHRDVKPDNLLLDNKGHLKLTDFGLSKITFRKDITSGTPTASTRPGLNYMRTPGQILSLNSHLSFKSEDNTLQSPCLSDQSSSSVISVRRASPRGRSASRLVLRSAGGTPLTPVNKLHGSYISPSILDRKSSISNPLSALTPTIKKSLANFQGTPCIQSSAIPHDLKKKIHFSSDGTPRKEDEKEIKKNNFNKCDRPSQLFQSSGTPHSCFSKNLVDLKKQFDFSSDGTPIKEDDNEIKKKNLIKFDCMSQHLQSPSKSPVRPHIPYRSPRDGDLSSDFDVSLSSDGHESGIHPLPTYASRDNSLDEIKEEMSGDLQSSDSSNISTSSPKKCSTNNNSIGTMPVPHSPILASKTLDINPNKETDYYMHNTNQNSDLNSQNNNRNYDEDCKFMGNREGKTEESEVDCTTYDNESMLGPVVGKRIRTSTEHSDVFPEDVISSEIESSDVFNNVVPKELAPSEELEDTNVTVTNKCHPRLQALSQLAHNMSPVGHPTFDLSTLSGAVFSRDIATSSPIPPNFVRSEEVDISNENIVGCSAVLKCKLSTTEPQKSSESRLHSSNQDVPNFGHMSEFPLSDLSNHVIYDKKESTRLEECFNFIEGNQSTISTFQESGNFKMPTQTRGIKRAIGSTTTSPPTNVVRSNLTTSLTGTFGVLQVTGQIPKRRNIKRSPCHITFHDQSNTYWNSTNDKENNENKRPSSCVNNVKTDLDGSEEVFFPSNDTQVNDTTNKLVRWYSESDMSNDMSEKDNPTTTVNDSLNSHHSQLFFSYHTPGRIPSVPSTPLQDRGQTPLRAPKSVRRGAHPAGTESRILGTPDYLAPELLLHLGHGPAVDWWALGVCLFEFMTGVPPFNDETPEAVFHNILHRDIPWPEGDEVLSEAAVEIIDKLLAYDPKVRANFESIKSSSLFSCINWPNLRDIQAPFLPQPDDAMDTTYFEARNNIQHLTVSNFDL